A region of the Acetonema longum DSM 6540 genome:
TTTTCAGCCGCTTACGGAATCGGCGGTTGCCCGCAGCCGCGCAGATTGGCTGATTGGTATGAATTTAACCCGCGCCTATACGGCAATGGCCAGGCAAGCGGGTTACGATGAAGTCATGCGGATAGGCCGGGTCAAGACGCCGACAATGGCGCTTGTCGTGAGGCGGGAGCGGGAAATCCGGGAATTTCGGCCGACTAAGCATTATGGGATTAAAGTGGACCTTGAGCAGACGGAAAAATGCTTTTCAGCAGTTTGGCTTATACCGGAAGAGTTTTCCGGCTGCGACAGTGAAGGGCGGATCTTAAAGCGGGAGCTGGTAGAAAACATTACTCAGGAAATTCTCCAGTCTGTAAAAAATGGCGAAACCTTTCGGATTGAAGATGTGACCAGAAGAGAAACTGCAGAGGCGCCGCTTCTGCCATTGAGTTTATCCGCACTGCAAATTCAGGCAGGCAAGCTTGGCTATACACCGCAACAGGTTTTAGATATAGCGCAGAAATTATATGAAATGAAGTTGACTACCTATCCGCGCTCCGACTGCGACTATTTGCCGGAAGCTCAGTTCAAGGATGCAAAAGTCATTTTTGAAAATTTGGCTCGGGCGGGTTGGCAGACAGAAATGGCAGGCGCGGATATGAGTAGAAAAAGCCGGGCCTGGGCTGATGAAAAGATTACGGCGCATCATGCAATTAGCCCGACAACGCTCCCGTGTGATCAGGCAAAACTTACGAGAGAGCAGCAAGATATTTACGCCTTAATTGCCCGCGCGTATCTTGCACAATTTTATCCGCCTTACCGATTTTCTAAGACGGTTCTTCGCATCCGTATCGGTAACCATATTTTCCTGGGGACCGGGAAAGTGGTCTTGGAACAAGGCTGGCGTTCTTTATATAAGGCGGAAACTGATGACGAAAAGTCAGAGGAGGAAGCCGTTTTACCGGATCTTCAAAATGGGGATACAGTGAGTCTACGGGAACTGACTTTACAAGAAAAAATAACAAAGGCGCCGAAACGCTTCAATCTATCCAGTATTATTGAAGCCATGAAGAACATTCACCATTATGTTCGGGAAGAGACCTTCAAGGCGCAGATGAAAGAATGCTCCGGTATCGGAACAGAAGCAACACGGGCAGGGATTTTAGATGAGCTCGTCCAGGGCAGATTCCTGCGTCTCGAAAAAAACGTGCTTTATGCAACCGATATTGCAGAAAAGCTGTTTGACGCGCTGCCGGAAGCACTGGCTTATCCCGATATAACGGCAATTTGGGAGGATAAACTTACGCGCATTGCTGAAAACAACTTTTCTGCAGATGCTTTTCTTGATGCGACCACGGATTTTGTCAAAACTCTGCTTGGAGAAGCTAAGGGAAAAACCATTTCGGCAATGGAAGGACAAATCCTATGCCCGGTCTGCAAAAAGGGATTTTTGAAGCGGCGCAGCGGCAAGAAAAAAGGAACCTGCTTCTGGGG
Encoded here:
- a CDS encoding DNA topoisomerase 3, whose protein sequence is MRVWIAEKPSVGRELAKYLGKGAQKKGYIEITGTSDVVTWLFGHILQQKTPQMYDPFYNSWSPALLPIVPQRWELFVKPEAKEQFQTIKDLLKRADEIVHAGDPDREGQLLVDELLEYLKNRKPVKRLLLNALDEITIKRALRDLRNNADFQPLTESAVARSRADWLIGMNLTRAYTAMARQAGYDEVMRIGRVKTPTMALVVRREREIREFRPTKHYGIKVDLEQTEKCFSAVWLIPEEFSGCDSEGRILKRELVENITQEILQSVKNGETFRIEDVTRRETAEAPLLPLSLSALQIQAGKLGYTPQQVLDIAQKLYEMKLTTYPRSDCDYLPEAQFKDAKVIFENLARAGWQTEMAGADMSRKSRAWADEKITAHHAISPTTLPCDQAKLTREQQDIYALIARAYLAQFYPPYRFSKTVLRIRIGNHIFLGTGKVVLEQGWRSLYKAETDDEKSEEEAVLPDLQNGDTVSLRELTLQEKITKAPKRFNLSSIIEAMKNIHHYVREETFKAQMKECSGIGTEATRAGILDELVQGRFLRLEKNVLYATDIAEKLFDALPEALAYPDITAIWEDKLTRIAENNFSADAFLDATTDFVKTLLGEAKGKTISAMEGQILCPVCKKGFLKRRSGKKKGTCFWG